One region of Scophthalmus maximus strain ysfricsl-2021 chromosome 13, ASM2237912v1, whole genome shotgun sequence genomic DNA includes:
- the tjp3 gene encoding tight junction protein ZO-3 isoform X3 yields MEELTIWEQHTITLNKDPKLGFGFAISGGKDKPHPDNGDTAVVVSDVLPNGPAMGRLFTKDQIVMVNGTSMDNVHSNYTIQILKACGKAANVTVKRPRKIQIPATSRPSRAASHSNLLDQDPPRRTRRYSDGSDNRPTNRYRARSTSPDRNGIGNTLPLMSSGYKRLLHHDVPDKPIRTTLIKKKITDEYGLKLGSQIFIKHMTETGLAAKEGTLQEGDLILKINGMTTENLSLLETKHLVEKSRGKLTMTVLRDDRKFLVSIPEVDDSAPNSEDGRRHNSSSELEDISDLDPDSPPHRTSRQPTREKRTRRTRAEPPPAKSRDSSPVRSTLTRPPLASYAPRRAPSESESDHSASPPRVRRDRESLDMRDQSSKYKSLSGMSTLPNPRSSPALPNWTSSRPTSSASRPRRPVSESDSDRSASPPPVRASPRLDSRYKVLPDLSHLGLRESPIPVRQEPPRRVNSPLRVPPPDSDSESDGSSAPPQRQSSSYSQDSLSRYRVLPDVSLQPQVEPPRWSAAKTPTSNPPQKAPSETESEASYATVPRRESTDSENSTAVNNRYRVLPPIKSTSVAVKQEPPRRAPSPARPPPDDSSESDQLSHLRRSGSSERDDSHRSAPRAANGTGNVRSGISVKSNTPSYSLASKPIEEPIYSLPPDSYPSPNPGYSSDVHTVSFVKEGSVGLRLVGGNDVGIFVGGVQPNSSAYNQGMKEGDQIMQVNSIDFGHFTREEAANFLLHIKKGEQVEICTQHKMDIYKKITKSNLADNFYVRTHFDHEAEGPIGLSFTRGEVFRVVDTMHRGKLGNWLAVRMGNNLHEMDKGTIPNQARAETLASIEKAQRASGERQVSGPRAEFWKLRGLRGNKKNEKNVRRSRDDLLQLTIQGKFPAYERVLLREANFKRPIVILGPLNDIAMEKLAREMPDEYEVAEMVPRSGGGDGASTVIKLDTVRRIAEKDKHPLLDITPTAVERLNYIQYHPMVLFLDPHNRKDVKAMRQRYSPNSNKSSRRLFTQALKMRKHCSHLFSARIDLQPNSSIWYESLKDKIRHQQSKPVWVSEVTLETGGEQDLDALDQTQSDYLSAASDLEDTDGEAFTDEVYTDNEDLEEAYPGQEAARLQRETRLAGAALARSSEPAYGHHSPTSDPEPDGDTYSLREIPPLMHVPEPRSIRQDSYSPPHSPEEEEEEEEDEAEAPHRSFTDSDFSALDGVAPNTPSEGPPDFIAPDPTIKHSVNEPSYAEEQPESPQHISLSAIEEKLQQARSAEPQAQAEGKKGPNFIVLAHHHQAVQFRRTQIQGSDSSEDGEDEADDIEWGPATEL; encoded by the exons ATGGAGGAGTTGACGATATGGGAGCAACATACGATAACACTCAACAAA GATCCCAAGCTGGGGTTTGGTTTTGCCATATCGGGAGGCAAGGACAAGCCTCACCCAGACAATGGGGATACAGCTGTCGTGGTGTCAGATGTGCTGCCAAACGGACCAGCCATGGGACGACTCTT CACCAAAGACCAAATTGTCATGGTGAACGGAACGTCCATGGACAACGTCCACTCGAACTACACCATTCAGATCCTGAAAGCATGTGGCAAGGCTGCAAATGTG ACAGTGAAACGCCCTCGCAAGATCCAGATCCCAGCCACCTCCAGGCCGTCTCGGGCCGCCTCCCACTCCAACCTGCTGGACCAGGACCCTCCCAGACGAACACGGCGCTACTCTGATGGCAGCGACAACCGGCCCACCAACCGCTACCGAGCCCGCAGCACCTCACCGGATCGTAACGGGATTGGAAACACACTGCCATTGATGTCGTCGGGCTACAAGAGGCTGCTGCACCACGACGTTCCAGACAAACCCATCAGGACAACtctgattaaaaagaaaattacagatG agTATGGGTTGAAGCTGGGCAGTCAGATCTTTATCAAGCACATGACGGAAACAGGTCTGGCTGCAAAGGAAGGCACACTGCAGGAGGGAGACCTCATtctcaag ATCAATGGCATGACGACAGAGAACCTATCCCTGCTAGAGACCAAGCACCTGGTGGAGAAGAGCAGGGGCAAACTGACCATGACGGTCCTCAGGGATGACCGCAAGTTCCTGGTCAGCATCCCAGAGGTGGACGACAGCGCCCCCAACAGTGAAGATGGCCGCCGCCACAACAGCAGCTCTGAACTcgaag ACATTTCAGACCTCGACCCAGATAGCCCTCCTCACAGAACATCCCGTCAACCCACCAGAGAGAAACGGACCCGCAG gacGAGAGCTGAACCTCCTCCAGCCAAGTCTCGGGATTCATCGCCTGTGCGCTCCACCTTGACTCGGCCTCCTCTAGCATCCTACGCCCCTCGCAGAG CTCCATCTGAGTCAGAGTCTGATCACAGCGCTTCTCCTCCTCGTgtcaggagagacagagaaagtctGGACATGAGGGATCAGTCCAGCAAGTACAA ATCCCTCTCTGGGATGTCCACACTCCCCAATCCCCGGTCCTCTCCTGCACTCCCCAACTGGACCAGCTCTCGGCCGACTTCCTCTGCTTCGCGGCCCCGCAGGCCGGTGTCGGAGTCGGACTCTGACCGCAGCGCTTCCCCTCCTCCGGTCAGAGCGAGCCCACGTCTTGACAGCAGATACAA AGTTCTCCCTGATCTGAGCCACCTAGGCCTCAGAGAATCCCCCATCCCTGTTCGCCAGGAGCCACCGAGGAGGGTCAACTCGCCCCTAAGAGTCCCGCCCCCAg ACTCTGACTCCGAGTCGGACGGCAGCTCGGCGCCTCCACAGAGGCAGAGCTCCTCGTACAGTCAAGACTCCCTCAGCAGATACAG AGTCCTGCCGGATGTTTCCCTGCAGCCTCAGGTGGAGCCACCACGATGGAGTGCTGCGAAAACCCCCACCAGCAATCCGCCacagaaag CTCCTTCAGAGACTGAGTCAGAGGCCAGTTATGCCACTGTTCCTCGCAGGGAGTCTACAGACAGTGAAAACTCCACAGCTGTCAACAACAGATACAG GGTCCTTCCTCCGATAAAGTCCACTTCAGTCGCTGTGAAGCAGGAGCCTCCTCGTCGTGCACCGTCACCTGCCAGACCACCTCCTGATG ATTCCTCAGAGTCAGACCAGCTGTCACATCTCAGGAGGTCTGGGAGCTCCGAGCGGGACGACAGCCACCGCAG tgctCCTCGTGCTGCTAATGGAACTGGCAACGTCAGGTCTGGGATTTCAGTGAAGAGCAACACACCGTCCTACT CTCTTGCATCCAAGCCTATAGAAGAGCCCATCTACTCCTTACCTCCAGATTCTTACCCATCACCTAATCCAGG GTACAGCTCAGACGTGCACACGGTGTCGTTTGTGAAAGAGGGCAGCGTGGGCCTGAGGCTGGTGGGGGGCAATGACGTCGGCATCTTTGTAGGTGGAGTTCAGCCGAACAGCTCCGCGTACAACCAGGGAATGAAAGAGGGAGACCAGATTATGCAG GTAAATAGCATTGATTTTGGCCATTTCACACGTGAAGAGGCGGCTAACTTCCTGCTGCACATCAAGAAAGGAGAACAAGTGGAAATCTGCACTCAGCACAAGATGGACA TTTACAAGAAGATCACCAAGTCCAACCTGGCAGACAACTTCTACGTCCGTACCCACTTCGACCACGAAGCAGAGGGCCCCATTGGTCTGAGCTTCACCAGGGGAGAGGTGTTCAGGGTGGTGGACACAATGCACCGTGGCAAGTTGGGCAACTGGTTGGCCGTCCGCATGGGGAACAACCTGCACGAGATGGACAAAGGCACCATCCCCAACCAAGCCAG GGCGGAGACGCTGGCCAGCATCGAGAAGGCGCAGCGAGCGAGTGGAGAGAGGCAGGTGTCGGGACCCAGGGCTGAGTTCTGGAAACTACGGGGGCTCAGAGGgaacaaaaagaatgaaaagaacgTCCGTCGGAGTCGAGatgacctgctgcagctcactATTCAGGGCAAATTCCCTGCGTATGAGAGAGTGCTGCTCAGAGAag cgAATTTCAAACGGCCCATTGTCATTCTGGGTCCTCTTAATGATATTGCCATGGAGAAACTGGCCAGAGAGATGCCTGATGAATATGAAGTGGCAG AAATGGTTCCTCGCAGTGGCGGAGGAGACGGCGCCTCCACAGTTATTAAACTGGATACTGTGAGGAGAATAGCAGAGAAG GACAAACACCCTCTTCTGGACATTACTCCCACTGCAGTGGAGAGACTCAATTACATCCAGTACCACCCGATGGTGCTGTTCCTGGACCCTCACAACCGCAAGGACGTCAAGGCCATGAGGCAGAGGTACAGCCCCAACTCCAACAAGAGCTCCAGGCGCCTTTTCACACAGGCCCTCAAGATGAGGAAACACTGCAGCCACCTGTTCTCAG CACGTATTGATCTGCAGCCCAATTCCAGCATTTGGTATGAGAGCCTGAAGGATAAGATCCGCCACCAGCAGTCCAAACCTGTCTGGGTGTCTGAAGTCACG TTGGAGACTGGTGGAGAGCAGGACCTGGACGCTCTGGACCAAACCCAGTCAGACTACCTGAGTGCTGCCAGTGACCTGGAGGACACTGACGGAGAGGCCTTCACAGACGAGGTCTACACCGACAACGAGGATCTTGAAGAGGCTTATCCCGGCCAGGAGGCTGCCAGGCTCCAACGAGAGACGAGGTTAGCCGGAGCCGCTTTAGCCCGATCCTCTGAGCCAGCCTACGGGCACCACAGCCCCACCTCGGACCCCGAGCCGGACGGCGACACGTACTCGCTCAGAGAAATCCCACCTTTGATGCACGTACCTGAGCCCAGATCCATCCGCCAGGACAGTTACAGCCCACCTCACAGCcccgaagaggaggaggaggaggaggaggacgaggccgaGGCCCCTCATCGCAGTTTTACAGACTCTGACTTCAGCGCGCTTGATGGAGTTGCACCCAACACACCATCAGAAGGACCTCCAGATTTTATAGCCCCCGACCCAACCATTAAGCACTCGGTGAATGAGCCCTCGTACGCTGAGGAGCAGCCGGAGAGCCCACAGCACATCAGCCTGTCTGCCATCGAAGAGAAATTACAGCAG GCTCGCTCAGCAGAGCCACAGGCACAAGCTGAGGGGAAGAAAGGCCCTAATTTCATTGT GCTAGCACATCATCACCAAGCGGTCCAGTTCAGACGCACACAGATCCAGGGAAGTGACAGCTCTGAGGACGGAGAGGATGAAGCGGACGACATCGAGTGGGGCCCAGCAACAGAACTCTAG